One genomic region from Salinicola endophyticus encodes:
- the putP gene encoding sodium/proline symporter PutP, with the protein MAIGVWISLCAYFVLMIAIGLYAMRTSTATSEDYMLGGRTLSPQVAALSAGASDMSGWLLLGLPGAMFVSGLASAWIGIGLFVGAFFNWLLVAPRLREQTVHYGNAITIPAFLANRFPTRALSLRTVSAIVIVVFFSVYTASGLVAGGKLFESAFSGVIDIGGLSDYATGVILTLGVVLVYTVVGGFLAVSMTDFVQGCIMMLALVIMPAVVLFGEGGGGFSQAQQTLNQVDPTLLSWTDGLTIVGWLSAVTWGLGYFGQPHIIVRFMAIRSVKDVPAARNIGMSWMFISLVGAISVGIFGRAYAIRNGLDVQDPETIFIILSNLLFHPLITGFLYAALLAAIMSTISSQLLVASSSLTEDFYRLFLRKEASEKETVTIGRLSVVAVGVVAAIIASNPDSQVLGLVSNAWAGFGAAFGPLILLSLMWSRTNGAGAIAGMVVGAVTVIVWIALGFSSSFLGGPGVYEIIPGFIASFLAIVLVSRMTSDAGEYRQITR; encoded by the coding sequence ATGGCTATCGGTGTCTGGATCAGCCTGTGTGCCTACTTCGTGCTCATGATCGCCATTGGCCTCTACGCCATGCGCACGTCCACTGCCACTTCCGAAGACTACATGCTCGGGGGACGTACCCTGAGCCCGCAGGTCGCCGCGCTCTCGGCCGGCGCCTCGGACATGAGCGGCTGGCTGCTGCTGGGCCTGCCCGGAGCGATGTTCGTCTCCGGCCTCGCCTCCGCCTGGATCGGTATCGGCCTGTTCGTCGGCGCCTTCTTCAACTGGCTGCTGGTGGCGCCCAGGCTGCGCGAGCAGACCGTGCACTACGGCAACGCCATCACCATTCCGGCGTTTCTGGCCAACCGCTTCCCGACCCGCGCGCTGTCGCTGCGCACGGTCTCGGCCATCGTCATCGTGGTGTTCTTCTCGGTCTACACCGCCTCGGGCCTGGTGGCCGGCGGCAAGCTGTTCGAGAGCGCCTTCTCCGGCGTCATCGACATCGGCGGTCTGAGCGACTACGCCACCGGCGTGATCCTCACCCTCGGGGTAGTGCTGGTCTATACCGTGGTCGGGGGCTTCCTGGCGGTGAGCATGACCGACTTTGTCCAGGGCTGCATCATGATGCTGGCACTGGTGATCATGCCCGCGGTGGTGCTCTTCGGCGAGGGTGGCGGCGGCTTCAGCCAGGCTCAGCAGACGCTCAACCAGGTCGATCCCACCCTGCTCTCGTGGACCGACGGCCTGACCATCGTCGGCTGGCTCTCCGCGGTCACCTGGGGCCTGGGCTACTTCGGCCAGCCGCACATCATCGTGCGCTTCATGGCGATCCGCTCGGTCAAGGACGTGCCCGCGGCGCGTAACATCGGCATGAGCTGGATGTTTATCTCGCTGGTCGGCGCGATCTCGGTCGGTATCTTCGGCCGCGCCTACGCGATCCGCAACGGCCTCGACGTGCAGGACCCGGAGACGATCTTCATCATCCTCTCCAACCTGCTGTTCCATCCGCTGATCACCGGCTTCCTCTACGCGGCGCTGCTGGCGGCGATCATGAGCACCATCTCCAGCCAGCTGCTGGTCGCCTCCTCGTCGCTCACCGAGGACTTCTACCGGCTGTTCCTGCGCAAGGAGGCGAGCGAGAAGGAGACCGTCACCATCGGCCGCCTGAGCGTGGTCGCGGTGGGCGTAGTGGCAGCGATCATCGCCTCCAACCCCGACTCCCAGGTGCTGGGGCTGGTCAGCAACGCCTGGGCTGGCTTCGGCGCCGCCTTCGGCCCGCTGATCCTGTTGTCGCTGATGTGGTCGCGGACCAACGGCGCCGGCGCCATCGCCGGCATGGTGGTGGGCGCGGTGACGGTGATCGTGTGGATCGCGCTGGGCTTCAGCAGCTCGTTCCTGGGCGGCCCCGGCGTCTACGAGATCATCCCCGGCTTCATCGCCTCCTTCCTCGCCATCGTGCTGGTGAGCCGCATGACCAGCGACGCTGGCGAGTACCGTCAGATCACGCGCTGA
- a CDS encoding helix-turn-helix domain-containing protein, with product MARRVGVSDVTISYWESGTIKQIGHARLVALTSALDCSIRQLLDDDSLNALAVDAPAKPQGMLALRSRVCAPWEAAAGSDELGAELSTAQLLTRDCFLVTPAEGETFDFLYEGDLAAVHPSERFQQDGLYLIEREGRLQIQYLERLTSGRIRVSGEQLQSVSVENMRTPPFRVVGYLRARWSRQ from the coding sequence TTGGCGCGCCGGGTCGGCGTTTCTGACGTCACGATCTCCTACTGGGAATCCGGTACCATCAAGCAGATCGGGCATGCACGCCTGGTCGCCCTCACCTCTGCGCTCGACTGCTCGATTCGTCAATTGCTCGACGACGACTCCCTGAACGCCCTGGCGGTGGATGCCCCGGCCAAGCCACAAGGGATGCTGGCGCTGCGCTCGCGCGTTTGCGCCCCCTGGGAAGCCGCCGCCGGCAGCGACGAGCTCGGCGCCGAGCTGTCGACGGCTCAGTTGCTGACGCGCGACTGCTTCCTGGTCACTCCCGCCGAGGGTGAAACCTTCGACTTTCTCTATGAGGGTGATCTGGCAGCGGTGCATCCGAGTGAGCGTTTTCAGCAGGATGGGCTCTATCTGATCGAGCGTGAGGGACGCCTGCAGATCCAGTATCTCGAGCGCCTCACCTCAGGACGCATCCGCGTCAGTGGCGAGCAGCTCCAGAGCGTCAGCGTAGAGAACATGCGCACCCCGCCATTCCGCGTCGTGGGCTACCTGCGCGCACGCTGGAGCCGTCAGTGA
- the putA gene encoding bifunctional proline dehydrogenase/L-glutamate gamma-semialdehyde dehydrogenase PutA: MLKADQMLKPETWQTSLDELFARISEHYIVAEETYVAELVTLLGADEAEFKRIGDKTAALVHDVREMDTAVDSIDELLQQYSLDTQEGVLLMCLAEALLRVPDKATADALIEDKLGVADWKRYVGQSESWFVNASTWGLLMTGNVIQLDKPRDGKPANFINRMVNRMGEPVIRSAMYQAMKIMGQQFVLGRTIDEALKRSKPLFNKGYTYSYDMLGEAARTRDDARRYFDDYAAAIRQVGETSRRLDAKTPAPSVSIKLSALHPRYEFGRRTQVLEELVGTVKQLVEMARERQVALTIDAEEVDRLELSLEVFRAVFESDACRGWGHFGLVVQAYSKRCLTVLHYVNRLADQQGDEIPLRLVKGAYWDTEIKESQKLGVAGYPVYTRKACTDVAYLACAKFLLSENTRGRIFPQFATHNAHTITHILELANDADRAFEFQRLHGMGEALYEAALKRAPQGTYCRIYAPVGAHKDLLPYLVRRLLENGANSSFVHQLVDPRVPVESLCVHPVATLAYYDTYANPRIALPQDIYGPARKNSKGVNLNINSEYQPLIARMQDFMERDYHAKPLLGVEVSDDESQRQRVTSPFDRRQAVGSVQWATRAQAEQAVEIAWQAFPRWSETPVEERAAILERHADLMETHLAELMTLCSREGGKLLTDGVDEIREAVDFCRYYAARARELFAEPTSLPGPTGESNELMLGGKGVFAAISPWNFPVAIFTGQLVAAAVAGNTVVAKPAEQTSLVANRVIELLYEAGMPRDVVQLLPGDGPTVGSVLSSDARITGVVFTGSTGTAQIINRALAARENAPLPTLIAETGGMNAMIVDSTALPEQVVADVVHSAFQSAGQRCSALRVLYLQDDIADRVIEILRGAMAELRIGDPRDLGTDVGPVIDEEAREGLLAHVEKMKAEGRLLAEAKLDPTHTDHGTFVAPMAFAIDGIASMESEQFGPLLHIARYPADKLDAVIDAINAKGFGLTFGVHSRNESFTDYVASRIRVGNVYVNRDIIGAVVGVQPFGGQGFSGTGPKAGGPHYLLRFATEKTRTINTAALGGNASLLAMGDD, translated from the coding sequence ATGTTAAAAGCCGATCAGATGTTGAAGCCCGAAACGTGGCAGACCTCGCTCGATGAGCTGTTCGCGCGGATCAGCGAACACTATATCGTCGCCGAGGAGACCTACGTCGCGGAACTGGTCACCCTGCTGGGGGCCGACGAGGCCGAGTTCAAACGCATCGGCGACAAGACCGCCGCGCTGGTGCACGACGTGCGCGAGATGGATACAGCGGTCGACTCGATCGACGAGCTGCTGCAGCAGTACAGCCTCGACACCCAGGAGGGCGTGCTGCTGATGTGTCTGGCCGAGGCACTGCTGCGCGTGCCCGACAAGGCCACTGCGGATGCACTGATCGAAGACAAGCTGGGGGTGGCGGACTGGAAGCGCTATGTCGGCCAGAGCGAGTCGTGGTTCGTCAACGCCTCCACCTGGGGCCTGCTGATGACCGGCAACGTGATCCAGCTCGACAAGCCCCGCGACGGCAAGCCGGCCAACTTCATCAATCGCATGGTCAACCGCATGGGCGAGCCGGTGATCCGCAGCGCCATGTACCAGGCGATGAAGATCATGGGCCAGCAGTTCGTCCTGGGGCGCACCATCGATGAAGCCTTGAAGCGCTCCAAGCCGCTGTTCAACAAGGGCTACACCTACTCCTACGACATGCTCGGCGAAGCCGCGCGTACGCGTGACGACGCCCGGCGCTACTTCGACGACTACGCCGCAGCGATCCGTCAGGTGGGCGAAACCAGCCGCCGGCTGGATGCCAAGACGCCGGCGCCTTCGGTCTCGATCAAGCTCTCGGCGCTGCATCCGCGCTATGAGTTCGGCCGCCGCACCCAGGTGCTCGAGGAGCTGGTGGGCACGGTCAAGCAGCTGGTCGAAATGGCCCGCGAGCGACAGGTGGCACTGACCATCGACGCCGAGGAGGTCGACCGTCTGGAGCTCTCGCTGGAGGTCTTCCGCGCGGTCTTCGAAAGCGACGCCTGCCGTGGCTGGGGCCACTTCGGCCTGGTCGTGCAGGCCTACTCCAAGCGCTGCCTCACGGTGCTCCACTACGTCAATCGGCTGGCCGATCAGCAGGGCGACGAGATCCCGCTACGGCTGGTCAAGGGCGCCTACTGGGACACCGAGATCAAGGAGTCGCAGAAGCTCGGCGTGGCCGGCTATCCGGTCTATACGCGCAAGGCCTGCACCGACGTGGCCTACCTTGCCTGCGCCAAGTTCCTGCTCTCCGAGAACACCCGTGGGCGGATCTTCCCGCAGTTCGCGACGCATAACGCCCACACCATCACGCATATCCTGGAACTGGCCAACGACGCCGATCGCGCGTTCGAGTTCCAGCGTCTGCATGGCATGGGCGAGGCGCTCTACGAGGCGGCGCTCAAGCGCGCCCCGCAGGGTACCTACTGCCGCATCTACGCCCCGGTCGGCGCGCACAAGGATCTGCTGCCGTATCTGGTACGCCGGCTGCTGGAGAACGGTGCCAACTCCTCGTTCGTGCATCAGCTGGTCGACCCGCGCGTGCCGGTGGAGTCGCTCTGCGTCCACCCGGTCGCCACCCTGGCCTATTACGACACCTATGCCAATCCGCGCATCGCGCTGCCCCAAGACATCTATGGCCCGGCCCGCAAGAACTCCAAAGGCGTCAATTTGAACATCAATAGTGAATACCAGCCGCTGATCGCGCGCATGCAAGATTTCATGGAGCGCGACTACCACGCCAAACCGCTGCTCGGGGTCGAGGTCAGCGATGACGAGTCCCAGCGCCAGCGCGTCACCAGCCCCTTCGACCGGCGCCAGGCGGTGGGCAGCGTGCAGTGGGCGACCCGTGCCCAGGCCGAGCAGGCAGTGGAGATCGCCTGGCAGGCCTTCCCGCGCTGGAGCGAGACCCCGGTCGAGGAGCGGGCAGCGATCCTCGAGCGTCACGCCGACCTGATGGAGACGCACCTGGCAGAGCTTATGACGCTGTGCTCGCGCGAAGGCGGCAAACTGCTCACCGACGGCGTCGACGAGATTCGCGAGGCGGTCGACTTCTGCCGCTACTATGCCGCCCGCGCCCGCGAGCTGTTTGCCGAACCCACCAGCCTGCCCGGGCCGACCGGCGAGTCCAACGAGCTGATGCTCGGCGGCAAGGGTGTATTCGCGGCGATCAGCCCGTGGAACTTCCCGGTGGCGATCTTCACCGGGCAGCTGGTGGCGGCCGCGGTCGCCGGCAACACCGTGGTGGCCAAGCCGGCGGAGCAGACTTCGCTGGTCGCCAACCGCGTGATCGAGCTGCTTTACGAGGCCGGCATGCCGCGTGACGTGGTTCAGCTGTTGCCGGGCGATGGCCCCACCGTGGGCAGCGTACTGAGCAGCGATGCGCGGATCACTGGCGTGGTCTTCACCGGCTCCACCGGCACCGCACAGATCATCAACCGCGCTCTGGCGGCGCGCGAGAACGCGCCTTTGCCCACGCTGATCGCCGAGACCGGCGGCATGAACGCGATGATCGTCGACTCCACCGCACTGCCCGAGCAGGTGGTAGCGGACGTCGTCCACTCCGCCTTCCAGAGCGCCGGCCAGCGCTGCTCGGCCCTGCGCGTCCTCTATCTGCAGGATGATATCGCCGATCGCGTGATCGAGATCCTGCGCGGGGCGATGGCGGAGCTGCGTATCGGCGACCCGCGCGATCTGGGCACCGACGTCGGCCCGGTGATCGACGAAGAGGCCCGCGAGGGGCTGCTCGCGCATGTCGAGAAGATGAAGGCCGAAGGTCGCCTGCTGGCCGAGGCCAAGCTCGATCCGACCCACACCGACCATGGCACCTTCGTCGCCCCGATGGCGTTCGCCATCGACGGCATCGCGTCGATGGAGAGCGAGCAGTTCGGCCCGCTGCTGCATATCGCCCGCTACCCTGCCGACAAGCTCGACGCGGTCATCGACGCCATCAACGCCAAGGGCTTCGGTCTGACCTTCGGTGTCCACAGCCGTAACGAGAGCTTCACCGACTATGTCGCCAGTCGCATTCGCGTCGGCAACGTCTACGTCAACCGTGACATCATCGGTGCGGTGGTCGGGGTGCAGCCGTTCGGCGGTCAGGGCTTCTCCGGTACCGGCCCCAAGGCCGGCGGCCCGCACTACCTGCTGCGCTTCGCCACCGAGAAGACACGCACCATCAATACCGCGGCGCTGGGCGGCAACGCCTCGCTGCTGGCCATGGGCGACGACTGA
- the rimK gene encoding 30S ribosomal protein S6--L-glutamate ligase — translation MHIGILSRNRNLYSTRRLIEAAETRGHTVRVIDTLRCYMNIASHRPSIHYKGQELEAFDAIVPRIGASVTFYGCAVLRQFEMMSTYVLNDSVAITRSRDKLRSLQLLSRKGLGLPVTGFAHSPDDIPDLITMVKGAPLVIKLLEGTQGIGVVLAETNQAAESVIQAFMGMKANIMVQEYIKEAKGADIRCFVIGDKVIAAMKRQAAEGEFRSNLHRGGTASVIRITPEERSTAIRAAKAMGLRVAGVDLLRSNHGPVIMEVNSSPGLEGIETATGKDIAGQIIEHLEKNAATPRKAPPKPKG, via the coding sequence ATGCACATCGGCATCCTGTCACGCAATCGCAATCTCTATTCGACGCGCCGCCTGATCGAGGCCGCCGAGACGCGGGGCCACACGGTCAGGGTCATCGACACCCTGCGCTGCTACATGAACATCGCCTCGCATCGACCTTCGATCCACTACAAGGGGCAGGAGCTGGAGGCCTTCGACGCCATCGTGCCGCGGATCGGCGCCTCGGTGACCTTCTACGGCTGCGCGGTGCTGCGTCAGTTCGAGATGATGAGCACCTACGTGCTCAACGACTCGGTGGCGATCACCCGCTCGCGGGACAAGCTGCGTTCACTGCAGCTGCTGTCACGCAAGGGGCTGGGGCTGCCGGTGACCGGCTTCGCCCACTCGCCGGACGACATCCCCGACCTGATCACCATGGTCAAGGGCGCGCCGCTGGTGATCAAGCTGCTGGAGGGCACCCAGGGTATCGGCGTGGTGCTGGCCGAGACCAACCAGGCGGCAGAGTCGGTGATTCAGGCCTTCATGGGCATGAAGGCCAATATCATGGTGCAGGAGTACATCAAGGAGGCCAAGGGCGCCGATATCCGCTGCTTCGTGATCGGCGACAAGGTGATTGCGGCGATGAAGCGTCAGGCAGCCGAGGGCGAATTTCGCTCCAACCTGCATCGCGGCGGCACCGCTAGCGTCATTCGCATCACCCCCGAGGAGCGCTCCACCGCGATCCGCGCGGCCAAGGCGATGGGGCTGCGCGTGGCGGGGGTCGATCTGCTGCGCTCCAACCATGGACCGGTGATCATGGAGGTCAACTCCTCACCCGGGCTCGAGGGGATCGAGACCGCCACCGGCAAGGATATCGCCGGGCAGATCATCGAGCATCTGGAGAAGAACGCTGCGACGCCGCGCAAGGCACCGCCCAAACCCAAGGGCTGA
- a CDS encoding MFS transporter, translated as MNAATDVRPDARVAILIELALAVGGFAIGTGEFAIMGLMPNVAQALGVGETQVGHLISAYALGVVVGAPLIAVFGAYLYRRHLLLLLMAFFAIGNFASALAPGYASLMLFRFISGLPHGAYFGVAALVAASMVPPHKRAKAVSRVMLGITTAMLIGNPLATWLGQLLSWRYAFGLVGAIGLVTVVLVFIYLPFNRDEVRNSPLRELTALRRRQVWLTLGIGAIGFAGMFCVFSYLAPTLIQVTGLEDHWVPVILAAFGVGAILGNMAGGWLFDRLQFRSVGWILGFSAIILLLFPLAAHSVWTVWLSVLAVGGMVALSPPLQIRLMDVAKDAQTLAAASNHAAFNVANALGPWLGGLAITAGYGWTSTGIVGAIMALGGLLIYALARWQEPRRASNEA; from the coding sequence ATGAACGCAGCTACGGACGTCCGTCCCGACGCCCGCGTCGCGATACTCATCGAGCTGGCGCTCGCTGTCGGCGGTTTCGCGATCGGTACCGGTGAATTCGCCATCATGGGGCTGATGCCGAATGTCGCCCAGGCGCTCGGCGTCGGCGAGACCCAGGTCGGCCATCTGATCAGTGCCTATGCGCTGGGCGTGGTGGTCGGCGCGCCATTGATCGCGGTCTTCGGCGCTTATCTCTATCGACGCCATCTGCTGCTGCTGTTGATGGCGTTCTTCGCCATCGGCAACTTCGCCAGCGCGCTGGCACCCGGCTACGCCTCACTGATGCTGTTCCGCTTCATCTCGGGGTTGCCCCACGGGGCTTACTTCGGGGTCGCCGCGCTGGTGGCGGCGTCGATGGTGCCGCCGCACAAGCGTGCCAAGGCGGTCAGCCGGGTGATGCTCGGTATCACCACCGCGATGCTGATCGGCAACCCGCTGGCGACCTGGCTGGGGCAGTTGCTGAGCTGGCGCTACGCCTTTGGCCTGGTGGGGGCGATCGGGCTCGTCACCGTGGTGCTGGTCTTCATCTATCTACCGTTCAATCGCGATGAGGTGCGCAATAGCCCGCTGCGCGAGCTGACCGCACTGCGTCGCCGCCAGGTCTGGTTGACGCTGGGCATCGGCGCGATCGGCTTTGCCGGCATGTTCTGCGTGTTCAGCTATCTGGCGCCGACGTTGATCCAGGTCACCGGCCTGGAAGATCACTGGGTGCCGGTGATTCTGGCCGCGTTCGGTGTGGGGGCGATCCTCGGCAACATGGCCGGCGGTTGGCTGTTCGACCGCCTGCAGTTCCGCTCGGTGGGTTGGATACTGGGGTTCAGCGCGATCATCCTGCTGCTGTTCCCGTTGGCGGCCCATTCGGTATGGACGGTGTGGCTGTCGGTGTTGGCGGTCGGCGGGATGGTGGCGCTGTCGCCGCCGCTGCAGATCCGGCTGATGGACGTGGCCAAGGACGCACAGACCCTGGCCGCGGCCTCCAATCATGCTGCCTTCAATGTGGCCAATGCGCTCGGTCCCTGGCTCGGCGGCCTGGCGATCACCGCGGGCTACGGCTGGACCTCCACCGGTATCGTCGGCGCGATCATGGCGCTGGGGGGGCTGCTGATCTATGCCTTGGCGCGCTGGCAGGAGCCGCGCCGCGCCTCGAATGAAGCCTGA
- a CDS encoding OmpW family outer membrane protein — protein MTKTKLFSAMVVAGACAFGTQAAFAYGAGDFFARAGVAKTDVDTGYADSDTGAYLGLGYMFHDKLGVELSSMTETKVHAEGGTFKQVPVNLMAQYYPLGGMDSRVQPYAGVGVNYTTFSDESGVGSVDDSWGATGELGVDLNVTQNFGFNAFAQYTDVSADISGGRDIDLDPVTVGAGAMLRF, from the coding sequence ATGACCAAGACCAAACTGTTCTCTGCCATGGTTGTTGCCGGCGCTTGCGCATTCGGAACCCAGGCCGCATTCGCCTACGGCGCCGGTGACTTCTTCGCCCGTGCTGGCGTTGCCAAGACCGACGTCGACACCGGCTACGCCGATAGCGACACCGGCGCCTATCTGGGTCTCGGCTACATGTTCCACGACAAGCTGGGCGTAGAGCTGAGCTCCATGACCGAAACCAAGGTCCACGCCGAAGGCGGCACCTTCAAGCAGGTTCCGGTCAACCTGATGGCGCAGTACTACCCGCTGGGCGGCATGGACTCCCGCGTGCAGCCGTACGCAGGCGTCGGTGTCAACTACACCACCTTCTCTGACGAGAGCGGTGTGGGCAGCGTCGATGACTCCTGGGGCGCCACGGGTGAACTGGGTGTCGACCTGAACGTCACCCAGAACTTCGGCTTCAACGCTTTCGCTCAGTACACCGACGTCAGCGCCGACATCAGCGGCGGCCGCGACATCGACCTCGACCCGGTCACCGTGGGTGCCGGCGCGATGCTGCGCTTCTAA
- a CDS encoding DUF3549 family protein — protein sequence MQTLSDFFAQSGAEVALASLGRRVAPLTRDTFEAFERERQAWPLPWNAQAQFACALRWPAAGADPVVWFLALPLDEQGMLSPASRDAFLERLLLTLGASGEAPNSSAPDNLMQDNPVALEPELHQRALLHARLSRHFAQPPSSQRALAARYLAGDAAVHWQLLGLQGLADWVVDPDPATCAALAPRLSQLPREVLIPLCYLMEHGDLPTALHAPLIACLEQAHADQDLERYCALLRALLGSRDATVSAWLGQWLECDELMAADCLVAVAARGWHHLEEEGRLSRFLERLAASEQLHFRRVVRDLALIPRLRLPILMMLRQAPRDSALGRRVAEWNV from the coding sequence ATGCAGACGCTGAGCGACTTTTTCGCCCAGAGCGGCGCCGAGGTGGCGCTTGCGAGCCTGGGCCGGCGCGTGGCGCCGTTGACCCGCGACACCTTCGAAGCCTTCGAGCGCGAGCGCCAGGCCTGGCCGCTGCCGTGGAACGCCCAGGCGCAGTTCGCCTGTGCCCTGCGCTGGCCGGCGGCGGGTGCCGATCCGGTAGTATGGTTCTTGGCTCTGCCGCTGGACGAGCAGGGCATGCTCAGCCCGGCGTCACGGGACGCTTTTCTCGAGCGCCTGCTGCTGACCCTGGGCGCCAGCGGCGAGGCCCCGAACAGCTCGGCGCCGGACAACCTGATGCAGGACAACCCGGTGGCGCTGGAGCCGGAGTTGCATCAGCGCGCCCTGCTCCACGCCCGGCTTTCACGCCACTTTGCGCAGCCGCCCTCGTCCCAGCGTGCGCTGGCCGCGCGCTATCTGGCCGGCGATGCCGCGGTGCACTGGCAGCTGCTCGGGCTGCAGGGGCTGGCCGACTGGGTCGTCGACCCCGATCCTGCGACCTGCGCCGCACTCGCCCCGCGGCTGAGTCAGCTACCGCGGGAGGTGCTGATCCCGCTGTGCTATCTGATGGAGCACGGCGATCTGCCCACGGCTCTGCACGCGCCGCTGATCGCCTGTCTGGAGCAGGCTCACGCAGATCAGGATCTGGAGCGTTACTGTGCGCTGCTGCGTGCCCTGCTGGGCAGTCGCGATGCCACGGTGAGCGCCTGGCTGGGGCAGTGGCTCGAATGCGACGAGCTGATGGCGGCCGACTGCCTGGTCGCGGTGGCGGCACGTGGCTGGCACCACCTGGAGGAGGAAGGGCGCCTGTCCAGGTTCCTCGAGCGCCTGGCGGCGAGCGAGCAGCTTCACTTTCGTCGCGTTGTACGCGATCTGGCATTGATCCCGCGCCTGAGACTGCCAATATTGATGATGTTGCGTCAGGCGCCGCGGGACTCTGCCCTCGGCCGGCGCGTTGCAGAGTGGAACGTCTGA
- a CDS encoding YqcC family protein, whose product MTSHDALAQALRQLESALDEAELWEVSAPPADAFDSQQPFCVDRMTLPQWLRYVFVARLQALVDARAPLPAKCEVAPALEVWLKDVSGPHKTVVVEALQRVDRLVTEG is encoded by the coding sequence ATGACTTCACATGATGCGCTGGCGCAGGCGTTGCGCCAGCTGGAAAGTGCGCTGGATGAGGCCGAGCTGTGGGAGGTGTCAGCGCCGCCGGCGGACGCCTTCGACAGCCAGCAGCCGTTCTGTGTCGATCGCATGACGCTGCCCCAATGGCTGCGCTACGTGTTCGTGGCGCGACTCCAGGCGCTAGTGGACGCGCGCGCGCCGCTACCCGCCAAGTGCGAAGTGGCCCCGGCACTGGAGGTCTGGCTGAAGGATGTCTCGGGACCACACAAGACGGTGGTGGTTGAGGCGCTGCAGAGAGTGGACCGGCTCGTCACCGAAGGGTGA
- a CDS encoding helix-turn-helix domain-containing protein gives MTDTIRLTPLDNAIQHHHHDYHQIVIGLSGYAEFEVGGHGGLVAPLSGCLVPANVEHYYEGIGDNRQLIIDLPDDAASLTGSQRELRRLFDRPGYFSLDESLQHFIQFLLHEMASPQHAPGELLITTLLSSLDARRDPAETVSSRLARTLDVARLERFVHAHLDRRISVADLARVACLSEAHFSERFRQQTGLSPYQFVMRQRLEAARHLVTTSDTPLSEIAERTGFASQSGLSHAFRRHFGYPPITLRRQTLV, from the coding sequence ATGACCGATACCATCCGCCTGACACCGCTGGACAACGCCATCCAGCATCACCACCACGACTACCACCAGATCGTGATCGGGCTCTCCGGCTACGCCGAGTTCGAGGTCGGCGGCCACGGCGGCTTGGTCGCCCCGCTATCGGGCTGCCTGGTCCCAGCCAACGTCGAGCACTACTACGAGGGCATCGGCGACAACCGTCAGTTGATCATCGACCTGCCGGACGACGCCGCCTCTCTCACCGGCAGTCAGCGTGAGCTGCGCCGACTGTTCGACCGACCCGGCTACTTCAGTCTCGACGAGTCGCTGCAGCACTTCATCCAGTTTCTGCTGCACGAGATGGCTAGCCCCCAGCACGCCCCGGGCGAGCTGCTGATCACCACCCTGCTGAGCTCGCTCGATGCGCGTCGTGATCCGGCCGAGACAGTCTCTTCGCGCCTGGCACGCACCCTCGACGTGGCGCGTCTGGAGCGTTTCGTGCACGCCCACCTCGACCGCCGCATCAGTGTCGCCGACCTGGCCCGGGTGGCCTGCCTCAGCGAGGCCCACTTCAGCGAGCGCTTCCGCCAGCAGACCGGCCTCTCGCCCTACCAGTTCGTCATGCGCCAGCGCCTGGAAGCAGCGCGCCACCTGGTCACCACCTCGGACACGCCACTGTCGGAGATTGCCGAGCGTACCGGCTTTGCCAGCCAGAGTGGCTTGAGCCATGCCTTCCGCCGCCACTTCGGCTATCCGCCGATCACGCTGCGACGTCAGACTTTGGTCTAA
- a CDS encoding RimK/LysX family protein: MKALPYQAKAVIGRREMVSLPDLDLTLCCKADTGARTSALHAELIEPFEEHGHPWVRFVTRTSGHATPAHECLQPLHDRRKVRSSNGQEEWRYVIRTRLVLGNLDFPIELTLTDRSDMRHPMLLGRRAMRRLLVAPGAAFLHGEP; encoded by the coding sequence ATGAAAGCACTGCCCTATCAGGCCAAGGCGGTGATCGGACGGCGCGAGATGGTCTCGCTGCCCGATCTCGACCTGACCCTTTGCTGCAAGGCGGATACCGGTGCCCGCACCTCGGCGCTGCATGCCGAGCTGATCGAACCGTTCGAGGAGCACGGTCACCCCTGGGTGCGCTTCGTCACCCGCACCAGTGGCCACGCCACCCCGGCGCACGAGTGTCTGCAGCCGCTGCATGACCGGCGCAAGGTCAGAAGCTCCAACGGCCAGGAGGAGTGGCGCTACGTGATTCGTACTCGCCTGGTACTGGGTAACCTGGATTTCCCCATCGAACTCACCCTGACCGACCGCAGCGACATGCGTCACCCCATGCTGCTGGGACGGCGCGCGATGCGGCGGCTGCTGGTCGCCCCGGGTGCCGCTTTTCTGCACGGCGAGCCCTGA